In the genome of Pseudomonas bubulae, one region contains:
- the rimM gene encoding ribosome maturation factor RimM (Essential for efficient processing of 16S rRNA): MSVTPETADDLIVIGKIYSIHGVRGEVKVYSFTDPIDNLLDYKKLTLRRGNDVRQAELVSGRSHNGKFLVVKLKGLDDRDEAGLLREFEICVPRNLFPELTDGEYYWYQLQGLKVTNLEGQLLGKIVDLMETGSNDVMEVKPCPGSLDDRDRLLPYTEQCVLSVDLAAGEMKVDWDADF; encoded by the coding sequence ATGAGCGTGACGCCTGAAACTGCTGATGATTTGATCGTTATCGGCAAAATCTACTCGATTCACGGCGTGCGCGGCGAAGTGAAGGTTTATTCCTTTACGGATCCAATTGATAACCTGTTGGACTACAAAAAACTGACGCTTCGGCGCGGTAATGATGTACGACAGGCAGAGCTGGTCAGTGGCCGTTCTCATAACGGCAAGTTTCTGGTTGTAAAGCTCAAGGGTCTCGATGACCGTGATGAAGCTGGTCTTCTTCGTGAATTCGAAATCTGCGTGCCGCGTAACCTGTTTCCTGAGCTGACCGACGGCGAGTACTACTGGTACCAGCTGCAGGGACTGAAAGTGACCAACCTTGAAGGGCAATTGCTCGGCAAGATTGTTGACCTGATGGAAACTGGCTCGAACGATGTCATGGAAGTCAAACCTTGCCCAGGTAGCCTGGATGATCGTGATCGCTTGTTGCCCTATACAGAGCAATGCGTGTTGAGCGTCGACCTTGCAGCTGGCGAGATGAAGGTGGATTGGGATGCGGACTTCTAA
- the rpsP gene encoding 30S ribosomal protein S16, with protein MLTIRLALGGSKKRPFYHLTVTDSRNPRDGSHKEQIGFFNPVARGQEIRFSVKEDRLAYWLSVGAQLSERVAQLVKENAKAAA; from the coding sequence ATGCTAACAATCCGTCTTGCCCTTGGCGGCTCCAAAAAGCGCCCGTTTTACCACTTGACCGTTACCGACAGCCGTAACCCACGTGACGGTTCCCACAAGGAACAAATTGGTTTCTTCAACCCGGTTGCCCGTGGTCAGGAAATCCGTTTCTCCGTTAAAGAAGACCGCCTCGCCTACTGGCTGAGCGTTGGTGCTCAACTGTCTGAGCGTGTTGCTCAGCTGGTTAAAGAAAACGCTAAGGCTGCGGCCTGA